AGGAATTGAGAACGATCTGGATAAAGCCAAGCAAGATATTAATTTGCTTCAGCTACATAATATTAATCTCGACAAGCTGTTGACTCATCTTGAAATTGATGGAGTGAAAGCTTTTGCCGACTCATACAATAATCTGCGTGAGTCACTTGTAAAAAAGATTGAGTTAGTTAAAGCTGCAAGTTGATAGTAAAGAATGAGAACAGATTTGTTCAGGCTGAGCACTTTTTAATGGGATATTGGATTTCGTTGAATTATTTTTTGCCACGAAATCACCAAAACACAAAATTGCACTAAAGTCATAAGATAAATCTTTTGATGCCTTTACCAATATTTTCAACGTTAAAATTAATTAAATAACCGAGTCTTTTTATTAGTTAATTTAAGATGACTTAATAATTGTGCTTCCCAGATTGGATTTACTTGTTCAATAGCTTTTAGTTCACAAATCACTTTATTTTCAACCAAGACATCTAACCGAAGTCCTTCATTAAATTGAATACCTTCATACACGATTGGAATATCAAGTTGTCTTAATGATTTTAATCCTCTTTTTTCTAATTCATAACAGAAACAGATTTCATATATTTTCTCCAATAATCCAGGTCCAAGATTTTTATGGATCGTATATGCTGCATCAACAATCTTTTTACCAATTTGTTCGATCTCTTCGGGGAGAGGTTCGTATTGTTTTACCTTCCTTTTTACCTCAAGTTTTTTTCTTTGAGTTGTTTTGTGCTTTAGTGTTTTTGTGGCATTTTCTTTTAACACCGGACTACTATTACCTGCATTTTTTCTTCAACCTGATCCTATTCTTCACTTCCACTCAATTATACTGTCATTGCCAAAACTGATGCCGACTTTAACTGCAGAACGTATCATTTGACAATCAGGCGGAACTAATCTTTGCATCTTGATTGCATCTCCTATTCGAACAGCTTTGATTTCATTTCCTTTAAGTGCAACCATATAGCCAAATTTTTTCTTTGCTGCAATTTCTATTGCATAAGTCCCGAAACGGGTTGCAAGAATTCTATCGAACGGTGTTGGACTGCCGCCACGCTGTAAATGTCCAAGAACTGTTATTCGAGTTTCAAGTCCAGTATTTTCCTGAATATTTCTGCCGACAAGATTCCCAATTCCGCCTAATTGAATCGGATCTGTCCGCTTCTTATCCTGTGCCTTAACGACTATTTTTCCTCTAAAAGGTTTGGATCCTTCAGCCACACAAATTATACTGAATCTTTTACCGCGTGTACTTCTTTCAATTACTTTTTTATACACATCTTCCCATTTAAACGGTATTTCTGGTATTAGTATTACATCGGCACCACCAGCAACGCCTGCACCGAGAGCGATCCATCCTGCGTATCTTCCCATCAACTCAATCACCATCACTCGGTGATGCGAAGAAGCTGTAGTATGCAATCGATCAATTGCTTCTGTTGCAGCAAATACTGCTGAGTCGTAACCGAAAGTCAAATCAGTACCTTCGAGGTCGTTATCGATTGTTTTTGGTACACCGATGACTTTCATTCCGAGTTTGGATAGTTTTTCTGAGATGTGCATGGTTCCATCGCCGCCGATTGCAATCAAACAATCGAGCCCCCATCCTTTATAATTTTTTAGTGCGAGCTTTGAATGGTCTTCGATCACTACTTCATCTCCCTTGTCAACGGGCCAATGGAAAGGATCGCCTTTATTAGATGAACCTAAAATTGTACCACCAAGGTTAATAATGCCTGAGACTTCTTTATTCGTAAGTTCATGCATTTTGCCTTCAACGAGCCCCTCAAATCCATCTTCTATTCCAAAAACTGTCATGCCCATTTCGTGAGCAGGTTTTGTAACCCCGCGGATCACAGCATTCAATCCAGGACAATCACCTCCACCAGTTAATATTCCAATTCTTTTTACTTTCATATTTGCTCTCATTCTATTTTGTACAAAATTAAGTAAAGACGTACCAAAATAAAAAATCGATTTGAATTTGAAGTGGAATTTCTCAAATTAACTAAAACTATTGGAGGTCACATGCAAACCAAACAACTTTATAATTACAAAGCTGTTGTTACCGGAGTTTACGACGGCGATACAATTACTGTAAATATCGACTTGGGGCTTAGTACCTGGATCAATAATGAAAAAATCAGATTGGTGAGAATCGATGCACCCGAACTCAGAGGTAGTTCACGTAATAAAGGTTTAAAATCAAGAGACTTTCTTCGTGCGCTTCTTCTTGATAAAAAAATTCAGATTCAAACTATTAAAGATAGAAAAGAAAAATACGGAAGATATCTTGCTGAAGTCTGGCTCGAAACTTCATCTGGAAAATTTACCAACGTGAATGATTTGATGGTGGAAAAGAAGCAAGCAATTTATAAAAAGTATTAAGTAGTGAGTATATTGTATTGAGAGTTTGACAAAGAAAGATTCCATCTTTTTTGCTTAACCGACTTGGAAAAGATGGAATCTTTTACTTTGGGTAATTATCTATAAGCAGCTTCGTCCATTTCTTTAATTGAACTGAAGCCTTTCGGTGGACTCAAATATTTTGATAAGAATTTATAAATTTTCAATCTAATCTCTTTGGCTTTTTTGGTATCCATTCTATCAAATGAATGTCCGCCAGGAAGATTTTCAAAAATTTCATACTCGAATTTCTTTCCCTCCGATTTAAGTGATTTGATCAGATGCTCAACTTCCAAAACATTTACATCCTCATCGTTCGTGTTTGTATGAATCAACAAGGGTGTTTTCAATTTATGAGCATTCCAAGCGGGCGATCTTTTTTTATATTCTTCGACATTTTCATCGGCTGGTTTACCGATATGATAGTCCACTGAATATAAATCTCGGTACGATTGATCCTTATAACCCATTCGAGCAATCAAATCGCATACGGGCACGCCAGCGAAACAAACTTTATAATCACTCGGATGATCGAACACAGCCATAAGTGAAATCAATCCTCCATGACTCCATCCCATTATACCGACACGATTTTCATCAACGAAGCTGTAATTATTGATCATGAAATTTCTGGAAGCATGAACATCTTCGATCTCCAATCCGCCGTAATCAATTTTTTCATAATGCGATTTGCCATAGCCGGTACTGCCCCTATATTCAGCCGCAACAATTATGTATTGCTGTGCAATAAGCTCTTTCACTATGTGAGTGTAGTAAGTTGAAAAATCTGCGTGAACTCCGCCGTGCGGAAAAACTATGAGAGGATACTTCTTACCGAAATCAATATTCTTCGGAATAAAAACATACGACCAGAATTTTACTGGATTTCCGGCTCCTTGACCAGTTGGATTTTTTTCTTTCCACAATGGCGGGCCTGTCATAAAAACTTTATCTATGAATGCATAGTCCCCAACCCGTTCATACCACAGTACGTCATCAATTTTCTTTTCAAGAACATCTAACCGATGCTGTAAATTTTCATCTGCTTTTTTAAAGGAATTAAGTATCTGCTTAATTTCGTTTGAGTCTTGTGAAAACCCAGGATTTACATTAGCAAATAGAAAGAAAGAAAGAATTGGAATTAAAATAAATAATTTTCGCCTCTTCATTTTCAACCTCTTTTTTTATTTACAAACTTGTTTGAACACACGCAAAAAATTACCCCCGAGGATTTTCTTTACATCCTCGAAGCTGTATCCCTTTTTTAACAGTGCCATCGTTAAATCTGGAAATTTGCTGACATCTTCCAATCCGACCACAACTTTCTCAATTCCGTCAAAATCAGAACCGAGTGCAACATGGTCTATACCTACAAGATTTTTTATATAGTCGATATGTTTGATGACAGTATCAATCCTCACCGTTGATGAAGTTGATAAGAACGATGGATAAAAAACGACACCAATCACCCCCCCTGAATTAGCGATTGCAACTATTTGTTCATCGTAAAGATTTCGATAGTGATTCCGTAAAGCACGAACTCCGGAATGACTCGCAATAATCGGATTTGTTGTCACCTCTAAAACATCTTCTATTGTTTTTTTTCCAACATGTGAAATGTCAATAATTATTCCAAGTGAATCCATCGATTTAATAACTTGCCTGCCAAAATCCGACAATCCTTTTGTCAAGGCTTGCCCATCAGCTGCTGCAGTTGCCCATGATGTACTGTTATTCCAAGTCAGTGTCATATACCGTACACCGCGGTTATAGAATTCTTTTAATTTATCTACACTGTTTTCAATTGCATGGCCTCCTTCAACGGCTATTACACCAACAACTCTGTCTGTTCCGGATAAGCTGTCAATCTCTTTTGAGTTTTTGGCTTGTTTCAGTTTACTTGGATATTTATTGAGCTGTCTTTGAAAAGAATCAATCATAGCCATAGTGTGTTGAAAAGCAGTTGTT
The genomic region above belongs to Ignavibacteria bacterium and contains:
- a CDS encoding thermonuclease family protein: MQTKQLYNYKAVVTGVYDGDTITVNIDLGLSTWINNEKIRLVRIDAPELRGSSRNKGLKSRDFLRALLLDKKIQIQTIKDRKEKYGRYLAEVWLETSSGKFTNVNDLMVEKKQAIYKKY
- a CDS encoding ATP-dependent 6-phosphofructokinase, producing MRANMKVKRIGILTGGGDCPGLNAVIRGVTKPAHEMGMTVFGIEDGFEGLVEGKMHELTNKEVSGIINLGGTILGSSNKGDPFHWPVDKGDEVVIEDHSKLALKNYKGWGLDCLIAIGGDGTMHISEKLSKLGMKVIGVPKTIDNDLEGTDLTFGYDSAVFAATEAIDRLHTTASSHHRVMVIELMGRYAGWIALGAGVAGGADVILIPEIPFKWEDVYKKVIERSTRGKRFSIICVAEGSKPFRGKIVVKAQDKKRTDPIQLGGIGNLVGRNIQENTGLETRITVLGHLQRGGSPTPFDRILATRFGTYAIEIAAKKKFGYMVALKGNEIKAVRIGDAIKMQRLVPPDCQMIRSAVKVGISFGNDSIIEWK
- a CDS encoding S9 family peptidase, whose product is MKRRKLFILIPILSFFLFANVNPGFSQDSNEIKQILNSFKKADENLQHRLDVLEKKIDDVLWYERVGDYAFIDKVFMTGPPLWKEKNPTGQGAGNPVKFWSYVFIPKNIDFGKKYPLIVFPHGGVHADFSTYYTHIVKELIAQQYIIVAAEYRGSTGYGKSHYEKIDYGGLEIEDVHASRNFMINNYSFVDENRVGIMGWSHGGLISLMAVFDHPSDYKVCFAGVPVCDLIARMGYKDQSYRDLYSVDYHIGKPADENVEEYKKRSPAWNAHKLKTPLLIHTNTNDEDVNVLEVEHLIKSLKSEGKKFEYEIFENLPGGHSFDRMDTKKAKEIRLKIYKFLSKYLSPPKGFSSIKEMDEAAYR